In Silene latifolia isolate original U9 population chromosome X, ASM4854445v1, whole genome shotgun sequence, the following proteins share a genomic window:
- the LOC141617448 gene encoding protein FAR1-RELATED SEQUENCE 5-like: MASMLNTKDEDLVKQNGVQPDRQELCREVEKRFTPYIGQEFGGVEDAVTFYKIYAIACGFDVRRYTTKKWRGGEIKSKLVNARNREGFAHKTPEKIGMTDLDGEKSREDIRVTRVGCKARIRLYMKNGLLLIDRFHEGHNHELISLKDREFQKLSRNIIDYHKMIIVSNSRLEIGATKTYRICKEQVNGYENIGASLNDFKNFHRDVKCFIHERDGPLFVDHFKEITQTRIGFYFDYDLDDDGSLRRAIWADGTARDNYKFFGDAVSFDPTYSTNKYSMVFTPFTGVDRHKRSVTLTGALVAREDYESFNWVFSRFYKQWG; the protein is encoded by the exons ATGGCAtcaatg TTGAATACGAAGGATGAAG ACTTGGTAAAACAGAATGGGGTTCAACCTGACAGGCAGGAGCTGTGTAGGGAGGTGGAGAAGAGGTTTACACCGTACATCGGCCAGGAGTTTGGGGGGGTTGAGGATGCGGTGACTTTTTATAAGATATACGccattgcttgtgggtttgatgtCCGTAGGTACACAACAAAAAAATGGCGTGGCGGTGAGATCAAGTCAAAGCTCGTAAATGCCCGCAATCGAGAAGGTTTCGCTCACAAGACGCCCGAAAAGATCGGGATGACTGATTTGGATGGGGAGAAGTCACGAGAGGATATTCGGGTCACTAGAGTGGGGTGTAAAGCGAGGATACGACTATATATGAAGAATGGTCTTTTATTAATTGACCGGTTCCACGAGGGTCACAATCACGAGCTTATCTCACTTAAGGACAGAGAGTTCCAGAAATTGTCGCGTAACATAATAGATTATCACAAGATGATAATCGTTTCAAACTCAAGG CTGGAGATAGGAGCAACAAAAACATACAGAATCTGCAAAGAACAAGTGAATGGATACGAAAACATTGGAGCAagcttaaatgattttaagaacttccataggGATGTTAAATGTTTCATTCACGAACGGGATGGTCCGTTGTTTGTTGACCATTTCAAGGAAATAACTCAAACAAGAATAGGTTTCTACTTTGACTATGACCTTGACGATGATGGCAGCCTACGTAGGGCCATATGGGCGGACGGTACCGCCCGAGATAATTACAAATTTTTTGGTGATGCGGTGTCATTCGACCCAACTTACTCCACCAATAAGTATTCTATGGTATTCACACCATTCACAGGTGTTGACCGCCATAAACGATCCGTGACGCTTACAGGGGCTCTAGTTGCAAGGGAAGATTATGAGTCGTTTAATTGGGTTTTCAGCCGGTTTTACAAGCAATGGGGGTAA
- the LOC141617447 gene encoding protein FAR1-RELATED SEQUENCE 1-like, producing the protein MDKHSSATASTHLALEIHAAKVYTYSAFHKFKQEAIFSIDTCRTGGFTERGEVDVTHSKDSTRKKNFEVAYSPALSDDTGTRKASYSCTMFERTGILCRHIIWIFSASGIKTIPEDYVLNRWMKEYLRLRIFNTNGEGTENMQVIDEKQIAMSIMWSEVHEAVGLLQDKGIADFDSFSAVIRSFKQSLSPLGEVLNKNQQMEKFLNCTTCEVVTILPPKNSKNKGTGKRLLLAKTKAMVLARKPKRKCKNCKRMTNHDKRNRLTPSQDTRHCAKGRQLKRMKERRRKSWSQNKNRRRISDKCCSIYFECVT; encoded by the exons ATGGATAAGCACTCGTCCGCAACGGCGTCAACACATCTGGCATTAGAGATTCATGCTGCAAAGGTGTACACCTATTCAGCTTTCCACAAATTCAAACAAGAAGCCATCTTCTCAATTGATACATGTAGAACAGGAGGTTTTACTGAGAGAGGCGAGGTAGATGTAACTCACTCAAAAGATTCAACCAGAAAGAAGAATTTTGAAGTTGCGTACAGTCCAG CTTTATCTGATGACACAGGTACACGTAAAGCAAGCTACAGTTGTACGATGTTTGAAAGAACCGGAATCCTATGCCGCCATATAATATGGATTTTTTCAGCAAGTGGGATAAAGACTATACCAGAAGATTATGTTCTGAATAGATGGATGAAAGAGTATCTCCGATTAAGGATTTTCAATACTAATGGTGAAGGAACAGAAAACATGCAAGTCATCGATGAAAAACAAATTGCAATGTCAAtaatgtggtcagaagttcatgaaGCTGTAGGGCTCCTTCAAGACAAAGGAATAGCTGATTTTGACAGCTTTTCCGCTGTAATTAGATCATTTAAACAGTCCCTGTCACCATTAGGGGAAGTGttgaataaaaatcaacaaatggagAAATTTCTAAATTGTACGACATGTGAGGTAGTGACGATATTGCCACCAAAGAATTCGAAAAACAAGGGGACCGGAAAAAGATTGCTGTTAGCcaaaacaaaagcaatggtgTTGGCTAGGAAACCCAAACGTAAGTGTAAGAATTGCAAGAGAATGACAAATCACGACAAGAGAAATCGCCTAACCCCTTCTCAAGACACACGCCATTGTGCGAAGGGTCGTCAACTGAAGAGGatgaaggagaggaggaggaagagctgGAGTCAGAACAAGAATAGACGTCGGATCAGTGACAAGTGTTGCTCTATATATTTTGAGTGTGTAACTTAA